AGGCCGGTCCCTGGTGGGTCGCCTCCTCCTTTTCAACGCCCTGGAAATGACCTTCGACGAGGTTAAAATCCGCCGGAACCCCAAATGCCCCGTTTGCGGGGACAAACCCACGATCACCGAATTGATCGACTACGACCAGTTCTGCGGCATCGGCCGCGGCAACGAAGGGGCCGCCACCGCCAACGGATCGGCCGAGATCACGGTGAAGCAGCTGGCCGACCGGCTGAACCGGAAAGACAAATTCGTTCTGATCGACGTCCGCGAGCCCAACGAGTGGGACATCGCCCGGATCCCCGGCGCGAAACTCCTCCCCTTGAGCGAAATCGCCCAACGTGCCAACGAATTGGACACCGCCGATGACATCGTGGTTCATTGCAAGTCGGGCGTGCGGAGCCAAAAGGCCATCGGCGTTTTAAAACAGATGGGCTTTCGACGGCTGACCAACGTCAAAGGCGGCATTTCGGCCTGGTCCGACGAAATCGATTCGGCCGTACCGAAGTACTGACGCCCGGCCCGCGCTGGCGTCGACCCTTAAATTAAGATAGGATATGCCCACGTGGGCAATAACGGCCCACGACCTTATTATGCCCATTGCCTCCCTTGAAGATTTGGCCAAGCGCCTCCGGGTTTCCCGGCGGACGGTCTCCCGGGTATTGACCGGGGGAAAAAACGTCGCCCCCGCCGTGCGGGAGCGCATTGAAAAATACCTCTCCCGCACGGATTACGTTCCCAACGCCCAGGCGGCCCGACTGGCGGCCCGGCGGGTTCCCGTGCTCGGCCTCGTCTTTCCCGCCAATTTTTTAAACACCCTGGACGATTACGTGGTTCGCATCATCAAAGGCGCCCTGCGGGCCGCCCACGGCGCGGGCCATCAAGTGACCCTGCTGGCCTTCGACGGCTTGGACGTCAAGCAAACCCTCAAACTCTACAAAGGTCGGTTGGTCGGGGAATTCGTTTTTACCGCCTTCGGCCCACCGGACGGGAAAGCCCTCCGTCAATTGCGCGCCGAAGGCGTGCCGTTGGCCGCCGTCAATTTTTGCGCCGACGGCGTGGACTCCTTCGATTGCGACAACGTCCGGGGCGGGTATTTGGCCACCAAGCATTTGCTCGACCAAGGCCGCCGGCGCATCGCTTTTTTGCACGGCTCCCGCTGGTGGGTTTCCTCCCGGGATCGCCACTTGGGATACGTCCAAGCCCTGGCCGAAGCGAAAATCGAGTTGCCCGAGTCCTTCGTGGTGGAAGCGAACTACGACCCCGGCGCGGCCGAGAAAACCACCGACAAATGGATGGAGTCGCCCAAGGGGCCGGACGCCATTTTCGCCGCCAACGACATCATGATGCTCGCTTCCTACCGATCCCTTCGGCGCCACAATCGGCGCGTCCCGGAGGACGTCGCCTTGATCGGATTCGACGATTCGCCGGTTTGCAGCATGCCCCACTTGGAAGTGACCTTTTCCTCCGTTTACCAACCCCTGGAAGACATCGCCCAAGCCGCGGCCGAGCGGGTCATCGCTCTCAACGAAAACCGCGGATCCCCGAAGCCGGAAACCCGCCTCTTTCCGCCGGAATTGAAAGTTCGCGAAAGCTCCGGCGGGGTGGACCCCGCCCGCTGGGCCTGAACGCGCTTCGTTGAATTTGGATATTTTTGTCATATATCCTAAAATTTAACGTTCATGACTAGCGCCGCCACCCAATTGGGCCTCG
The window above is part of the Elusimicrobiota bacterium genome. Proteins encoded here:
- a CDS encoding LacI family DNA-binding transcriptional regulator, coding for MPIASLEDLAKRLRVSRRTVSRVLTGGKNVAPAVRERIEKYLSRTDYVPNAQAARLAARRVPVLGLVFPANFLNTLDDYVVRIIKGALRAAHGAGHQVTLLAFDGLDVKQTLKLYKGRLVGEFVFTAFGPPDGKALRQLRAEGVPLAAVNFCADGVDSFDCDNVRGGYLATKHLLDQGRRRIAFLHGSRWWVSSRDRHLGYVQALAEAKIELPESFVVEANYDPGAAEKTTDKWMESPKGPDAIFAANDIMMLASYRSLRRHNRRVPEDVALIGFDDSPVCSMPHLEVTFSSVYQPLEDIAQAAAERVIALNENRGSPKPETRLFPPELKVRESSGGVDPARWA